Proteins encoded in a region of the Dromaius novaehollandiae isolate bDroNov1 chromosome 18, bDroNov1.hap1, whole genome shotgun sequence genome:
- the BPTF gene encoding nucleosome-remodeling factor subunit BPTF isoform X7 has protein sequence MRGRRGRPPKQQQPAAASAQASSPAPPAPAGPIGGLRSRQRGSSRGRWATSAQAETAGPKQKGAGAAQASSSAATSPRGGSKRKAGSGGSSTPGGGGSSGKGRGRAGAGGAGGGGGGGSCNSQGRAASSRRSISKVVYDDHESEEEEESMVSEEEEEGDPEDNQDSEEEEEEEIMEEEDDDDSDYPEEMEDEDDASYCTESSFRSHSTYSSTPGRRRQRVHRPRSPILEEKDIPPLEFPKSSEDLMVPSEHIMNVIAIYEVLRNFGTVLRLSPFRFEDFCAALVSQEQCTLMAEMHIVLLKAVLREEDTSNTTFGPADLKDSVNSTLYFIDGMTWPEVLRVYCESDKEYHHVLPYQETEDYPYGPVENKIKVLQFLVDQFLTTNIAREELMSEGVIQYDDHCRVCHKLGDLLCCETCSAVYHLECVKPPLEEVPEDEWQCEVCVAHKVPGVTDCVAEIQKNKPYIRHEPVGYDRHRRKYWFLNRRIIIEEDSESEKDKKIWYYSTKIQLAELIECLDKDYWEADLCKTLEEMREEIHRHMDVTEDLTNKARGNNKSFLSAANDEILEIIRIRKGEVGEDKNTSADEAEKAKSDVDDGQTDTEKGKEESADQDKTEETPAEQDTEKVKTEEATVVGDKSNSETSSTDDNNTNPSAGETSCSEGKNAMGCQSETLDSNNVAEKKVASELPQELSEETGQMIPSNSSSVSAAPLQSDVENSNSSELSSLQNDSVKMSDDAENAERGSQDSEDLGEKSNGERSDSPGTGKGAPGSTRMLTRLRNPDSKLSQMKNQQVAAAAHEANKLHKEGREVLVVNSQGEVSRMNAKKEVVMKGNINNYFKLGQEGKYRVYHNQYATNSFALNKHQHREDHDKRRHLSHKFCLTPAGEFKWNGSVHGSKVLTISTLRLTIIQLENNIPASFLHPNWASHRSNWIKAVQMCSKPREFALALAILECAIKPVVMLPIWRESLGHTRLRRMTALEREEKEKVKKKERKQEEEETMQQATWVKYTFPVKHQVWKQKGEEYRVTGYGGWSWISKTHVHRFVPKLPGNTNANYRKLLPTKNEDMTIEKCDLEKRKNPVKVKIEKDKMKDSRDLQAKNKADVSETLGKVHVKEEKKSSEEKAEISANSENLNHAKGKAEKEIDCENDKVIKEEPMDIDDVKIESPIKDEDSHCKRDIINVSEGFHLRTCYKRKVKSSKLDGLLERRIKQFTLEEKQRLERMKLEASAKTVGIRSVSPQKIIDELQAGKVKEGSQFDMSSEDRTYISDKTQTEDVEQDCLPISSLSHTKSGEPDELSLPSANRLSKGEGQLLDEDSPQCSEGESSVQSDSKESNPEPMTTDKCQGQEVLKECESSFADGLKQTNAESKIKWDVLETSEKPLKQKLPVSRVSQSECENLQPVVTESSRRKDVLAVLENTEGNSEWQSKDPESNCMIKSPSEPTSFQEGEMEEETVLRKTEGKSENKTVFHQKSVSKDLEAFKTELISERSHESQTLEHMDGAETDEELLSSKLSEANGKKKGQELKVETSTISRCVDQTNLNSITDKKNNKNESETDVEKEKSAFQMNGKDNDKILSNDECLVKDTCETTAGSDTEPKVNNINKSIPEHEIKPLTFKESSVKPFMNGDIMVEGTNDKNNVDPKSSLQSSPEFESGESLQPPHEVPDYVQKTEEKQLSPERSTFVGTASTPTHTFCKENNLSGETECMETEVIEDKKVAPSPVTSCEESSLSSDFADQNGLQTYKVENTNGENKIKTIITEVTTTTSTVSTESKTVFKVAETVAANDEKTTVVSSTENCAISTVTTTTTVTKLTTPATDSNVDVISVQEHSKTVVTTTVTDSLTTSEGTLVTSMTVSKEYSTKDKVKLMKFARPKKTRSGTALPSYRKFVTKSSKKSIFVLPNDDLKKLARKGGIREVPYFNYNAKPALDIWPYPSPRPTFGITWRYRLQTVKSLAGVSLMLRLLWACLKWDDMAAKAPPGGGTTRTETSETEITTTEIIKRRDVGPYGIRSEYCIRKIICPIGVPEAPKETPTPQRKGLRSSALRPKRPETPKQTGPVIIESWVAEEELELWEIRAFAERVEKEKAQAVEQQAKKRLEQQKQIPAAGVAPAVTTASSTATTVSTPQKVVVGPLTGPVPTGTKVVLTTKVGSPATVTFQQNKNFHQTFATWVKQGQSSTATSTAATSATTIASTGQTFQISGSPVTMAGKVITKLPLPANSKIVAVNVPSTQGGVVQVQQKVLGIIPSTTGASQTFTSFQPRTATVTIRPNTTGTLGTTSTSQVMQGTPLRPGMTVIRTPLQQSTLGKTIIRTPLVVQQGILPASQTQQVVTQIIRGQPVSTAVSSTSTASSSPGQKTVTSPGTPPQPIQPQTTPQPPRPQQGQVKLTMAQLTQLTQGQGGSQGLTVVIQGQGQTTGQLQLIPQGVTVIPGPGQQLMQAAMPNGTIQRFLFTPLPAAATTASTTTTTVSTSTSAAGEQKQALQAQPTSALPPIQPQPQSQQQSQPQVQNQSISPVPSAQPQAPQPPLQPETQTQPESQTPTSVDSPATPEAQSSKSPVTVQSPTQTQAQGQSPVQVQSQPQTAIPPQGQSQVQPQQPAQVQTTTQQQIPMQPHAPIQIQAQLQQSQPQVQTSVSTLPTTQSLNQVPVQSPTRPQLQLQQPPTKVITVPQLQQQVQVLSQLQSHVVAQIQAQQGSVPQQIKLQLPIQIQQTSPVQAHQIQNVVTVQAASVQEQLQRVQQLREQQQKKKQQQIEIKREHTLQASNQSDIIQKQVVMKQNAVIEHLKQKKTLTPAEREENQRMIVCNQVMKYILDKIDKEEKQAAKKRKREESVEQKRSKQNATKLSALLFKHKEQLKAEILKKRALLDKDLQIEVQEELKKDLTKIKKEKEKAQAAAAAAAAAAAAAAAAATAPPPPPPPPLPPPPQQHSANVTSSSTTVPMPVSSQKRKRDEEKDSSASKSKKKKMISTTSKETKKDTKLYCICKTPYDESKFYIGCDLCTNWYHGECVGITEKEAKKMDVYICNDCKRAQEGSSEELYCICRTPYDESQFYIGCDRCQNWYHGRCVGILQSEADLIDEYVCPQCQSTEDAMTVLSPLTDKDYEGLRRVLRSLQAHKMAWPFLEPVDPNDAPDYYGVIKEPMDLATMEERILKRYYKKVTEFVADMTKIFDNCRYYNPSDSPFYQCAEVLESFFVQKLKGFKASRGKNKTNGSNLALIPS, from the exons GTAGGAGAAGACAAAGAGTGCATCGTCCTCGTTCtccaattttggaagaaaaagatatCCCACCTTTGGAGTTTCCTAAATCCTCAGAGGACTTAATGGTGCCTAGTGAGCATATAATGAATGTTATTGCCATCTATGAGGTACTAAGGAACTTTGGCACTGTTTTACGCCTCTCTCCTTTTCGTTTTGAGGACTTCTGTGCTGCTCTGGTAAGTCAAGAGCAGTGCACACTTATGGCAGAGATGCATATAgtgcttttaaaagcagttttacgTGAAGAAGACACTTCAAATACTACCTTTGGACCTGCTGACCTCAAAGATAGCGTTAATTCCACTTTGTATTTCATAGATGGAATGACGTGGCCAGAGGTTCTGCGGGTATATTGTGAGAGTGACAAGGAATACCATCATGTTCTTCCTTATCAAGAGACAGAGGACTATCCTTATGGACCAGTAGAGAATAAAATCAAAGTTCTGCAGTTCTTAGTGGATCAGTTTCTTACAACAAACATTGCACGTGAAGAGTTAATGTCAGAAGGTGTTATCCAATATGATGATCATTGTAGGGTTTGTCACAAACTTGGGGATTTGCTTTGCTGTGAAACTTGTTCAGCCGTGTACCACTTAGAGTGCGTGAAACCACCTCTTGAAGAGGTACCGGAGGATGAATGGCAGTGTGAAGTCTGCGTAGCACATAAGGTGCCTGGAGTAACTGACTGTGTTGCTGAAATCCAAAAAAATAAACCATACATTCGACATGAACCCGTTGGATATGACAGGCATAGAAGAAAATACTGGTTCCTGAACAGGAGAATTATTAT AGAAGAAGATTCAGAAAGTGAGAAAGATAAGAAAATCTGGTACTATAGCACAAAGATACAGTTGGCAGAGTTGATTGAATGCCTAGACAAAGATTACTGGGAAGCTGACCTATGCAAAACTCTGGAAGAAATGCGTGAAGAAATTCATCGGCACATGGATGTAACAGAAGACCTTACTAATAAAGCACGGGGCAACAACAagtccttcctttctgcagcaaatG ATGAAATTTTGGAGATTATCAGAATAAGAAAAGGAGAAGTAGGGGAAGATAAAAACACATCAGCCGATGAGGCAGAAAAGGCCAAAAGTGATGTTGATGATGGCCAGACAGATACTGAGAAAGGCAAGGAGGAATCTGCAGATCAAGATAAAACTGAAGAAACACCTGCTGAGCAAGacacagaaaaagtgaaaacagaag AGGCAACAGTCGTTGGGGATAAAAGTAACTCTGAAACATCAAGCACTGACGACAACAACACAAATCCTTCTGCAGGAGAGACTAGTTGCTCTGAAGGGAAGAACGCAATGGGGTGTCAGTCAGAAACCCTTGATAGCAACAACGTGGCAGAGAAGAAGGTGGCATCAGAGCTCCCTCAGGAACTCTCAG AGGAAACTGGTCAGATGATCCCTAGCAACAGTAGTAGTGTATCTGCTGCACCTCTACAGTCAGATGttgaaaacagcaacagcagtgaGTTGAGCTCTCTGCAGAATGACTCCGTTAAGATGTCTGATGATGCTGAAAATGCAGAGAGAGGATCCCAGGATTCAGAGGACTTAG GAGAGAAATCTAATGGTGAAAGAAGTGACTCTCCAGGCACAGGAAAAGGTGCACCAGGTTCGACACGAATGCTCACAAGATTACGAAATCCAGATAGCAAGTTGAGCCAGATGAAAAATCAGCAGGTTGCTGCTGCAGCGCATGAAGCAAATAAATTACATAAAGAAGGCAGAGAG GTTCTGGTGGTCAACTCTCAAGGTGAAGTCTCCCGAATGAACGCAAAGAAGGAAGTTGTGATGAAAGGAAATATCAACAACTATTTCAAATTAGGGCAAGAGGGGAAGTATCGCGTTTATCATAACCAATATGCCACTAATTCATTCGCATTGAACAAGCACCAGCACAGGGAGGACCATGACAAGAGACGGCATCTCTCACATAAATTCTGCCTGACTCCTGCTGGAGAGTTCAAATGGAACGGGTCTGTACACGGGTCCAAAGTTCTCACCATATCCACTTTGAGGCTAACTATTATTCAGCTAGAAAACAATATCCCAGCATCATTCCTTCACCCTAACTGGGCTTCCCACAG GTCTAACTGGATTAAGGCTGTTCAGATGTGTAGCAAACCTAGAGAATTTGCGCTTGCTCTGGCTATATTGGAATGCGCAATTAAACCAGTTGTCATGCTGCCAATCTGGCGAGAATCCTTGGGGCACACTAG ATTACGCAGAATGACAGCAttagaaagagaggaaaaggagaaagtgaaaaaaaaagagagaaaacaagaagaagaagaaacaatgcAGCAAGCTACATGGGTGAAATATACCTTTCCTGTCAAACATCAg gtttggaaacaaaaaggagaggaatatAGAGTAACCGGATATGGTGGCTGGAGCTGGATTAGTAAAACACATGTCCATAGGTTTGTGCCCAAACTACCTGGAAATACTAATGCAAATTACAGAAAGTTGCTACCGA CAAAGAATGAAGATATGACTATTGAAAAATGCgacttggagaaaagaaaaaatccagtaaaggtaaaaatagaaaaagataaaatgaagGATTCTCGTGATCTGCAAGCAAAGAACAAAGCAGATGTTTCAGAAACCTTGGGGAAAGTACacgtgaaagaagaaaaaaagtcaagtgaagaaaaagcagaaattagTGCAAATTCTGAAAACTTAAATCATGCAAAAGGTAAAG CGGAAAAAGAAATTGATTGTGAAAATGATAAAGTCATCAAGGAAGAACCTATGGATATAGATGATGTGAAAATTGAATCCCCCATAAAAGATGAGGATAGTCATTGTAAACGGGATATAATCAATGTCAGTGAGGGATTTCATTTAAGGACTTGCtacaaaagaaaagtaaaatcatCAAAATTAGATGGACTACTTGAGAGGCGAATAAAACAATTtacactggaagaaaaacagcGTCTAGAAAGGATGAAACTGGAGGCTAGTGCTAAAACTGTAGGCATTCGATCTGTAAGCCCCCAGAAAATCATAGATGAGCTACAAGCAGGAAAAGTAAAAGAAGGAAGCCAGTTTGACATGTCTTCCGAAGACAGAACCTATATTTCAGATAAGACCCAAACTGAAGATGTGGAACAGGACTGCTTGCCGATCAGCAGCCTCTCTCATACCAAAAGTGGTGAGCCAGATGAGCTGTCTTTGCCTTCAGCAAATAGGCTGTCAAAGGGAGAAGGCCAGCTGCTGGATGAAGACTCCCCTCAGTGCTCTGAAGGTGAAAGCTCAGTTCAGAGTGACAGTAAAGAAAGCAACCCTGAACCTATGACTACTGATAAATGTCAAGGGCAAGAGGTTCTTAAGGAATGTGAGAGTTCCTTTGCAGATGGCTTGaaacaaacaaatgcagaaaGTAAAATCAAATGGGATGTTTTGGAAACAAGTGAAAAACCTTTGAAGCAAAAATTACCTGTTTCCAGAGTATCTCAGAGCGAATGTGAAAATTTACAGCCAGTGGTAACTGAAAGCAGCCGTAGAAAAGATGTTCTGGCTGTTCTTGAAAACACAGAAGGGAATTCTGAATGGCAGAGCAAAGACCCAGAAAGCAATTGCATGATAAAAAGCCCTTCTGAACCAACATCCTTTCAAGAAGGTGAGATGGAGGAAGAAACTGTTCTAAGAAAGACTGAAGGTAAATCAGAAAACAAGACTGTATTTCACCAAAAATCAGTTAGTAAAGATCTAGAAGCATTTAAAACAGAGCTAATTTCTGAAAGAAGTCATGAAAGTCAAACTCTGGAACACATGGATGGGGCAGAAACTGATGAGGAGTTACTGAGCTCTAAGCTATCTGAGGCTAATGGTAAAAAGAAAGGTCAGGAATTGAAAGTGGAGACAAGTACAATAAGCAGGTGTGTTGATCAGACAAATCTAAATAGTATTACTgacaaaaagaataataaaaatgaatctgAGACAGACgtagaaaaggaaaaatcagcatttcagaTGAATGGGAAAGACAATGATAAAATATTATCAAATGATGAATGCTTAGTTAAAGACACCTGTGAAACTACAGCAGGGAGTGATACTGAACCAAAagttaataatattaataaatccATTCCTGAACATGAAATAAAACCATTGACTTTTAAGGAGTCCTCAGTAAAACCATTTATGAACGGTGACATTATGGTAGAAGGcacaaatgacaaaaataatgtGGACCCTAAGTCATCTTTGCAGAGTTCACCAGAGTTTGAATCTGGAGAGAGTCTTCAGCCACCACATGAAGTTCCAGACTATgtgcagaaaactgaagaaaagcagctttctCCTGAAAGATCCACCTTTGTTGGCACTGCTTCCACACCGACGCATAcattctgtaaagaaaataacCTAAGCGGTGAAACAGAATGTATGGAAACTGAAGTCATTGAGGATAAGAAAGTTGCTCCATCACCTGTGACATCATGTGAGGAGTCTAGTTTGAGTAGTGACTTCGCTGATCAGAATGGTCTACAGACATATAAAGTGGAAAATActaatggagaaaataaaataaaaactatcaTTACTGAAGTGACTACCACAACATCAACTGTTTCTACAGAATCTAAAACTGTGTTTAAAGTTGCGGAGACTGTAGCTGCTAATGATGAGAAAACAACAGTGGTATCATCTACAGAAAATTGTGCCATATCTACTGTAACTACCACCACTACTGTAACTAAGCTTACCACTCCAGCTACAGACAGCAATGTTGATGTCATTTCTGTACAAGAGCATAGCAAAACAGTAGTTACAACAACAGTAACTGATTCACTGACCACCTCAGAAGGCACGTTGGTGACTTCCATGACTGTCAGCAAAGAGTATTCTACAAAAGACAAGGTGAAATTAATGAAATTTGCAAGACCCAAAAAAACTCGTTCTGGAACTGCCTTACCATCTTACAGAAAATTTGTTaccaaaagcagtaaaaaaagcatatttgttcTACCCAATGACGACTTGAAAAAGTTGGCCAGAAAAGGAGGGATCAGAGAAGTTCCTTATTTCAATTACAATGCAAAACCTGCCTTGGATATTTGGCCGTATCCATCTCCAAGACCAACTTTTGGGATCACTTGGAG ATATCGACTTCAAACAGTAAAATCATTGGCTGGAGTGAGTCTTATGTTGCGGTTACTGTGGGCATGTCTCAAATGGGATGATATGGCTGCAAAAGCTCCACCTGGGGGAGGAACTACACGTACAG AAACGTCTGAAACTGAAATTACAACAACAGAAATAATCAAGCGGAGAGATGTTGGTCCTTATGGAATCCGGTCAGAATACTGtataagaaaaattatttgtcCCATTGGTGTACCAGAGGCTCCAAAAG AAACTCCAACGCCTCAGAGGAAGGGACTACGATCAAGTGCGCTAAGGCCAAAAAGGCCCGAAACACCCAAGCAAACAGGCCCTGTTATCATTGAAAGTTGGGTAGCAGAGGAGGAATTGGAATTGTGGGAGATCAGGGCATTTGCTGAAAG GGTGGAGAAAGAAAAGGCGCAGGCAGTTGAACAGCAGGCTAAG AAGCGACTGGAACAGCAGAAGCAGATACCTGCTGCAGGTGTGGCCCCCGCAGTCACTACAGCCAGCAGTACTGCAACTACTGTCTCAACTCCGCAGAAAGTTGTGGTAGGCCCTTTAACGGGTCCAGTTCCCACTGGAACCAAAGTAGTACTTACTACAAAAGTGGGTTCTCCGGCTACAGTAACATTCCAACAGAACAAGAATTTCCATCAGACCTTTGCTACTTGGGTTAAACAAGGCCAATCTTCAACAG CCACTAGCACAGCTGCCACCTCAGCCACAACCATTGCCAGCACAGGGCAGACCTTCCAGATCTCAGGCAGTCCAGTAACGATGGCAGGGAAAGTGATAACTAAGCTGCCACTCCCTGCAAACAGCAAGATTGTTGCCGTCAATGTGCCATCAACTCAAGGAG gTGTTGTTCAAGTTCAGCAAAAGGTATTGGGTATCATTCCGTCAACTACAGGTGCAAGTCAGACATTTACTTCATTCCAGCCAAGGACAGCGACTGTAACGATTAGGCCAAATACCACAGGGACTTTAGGAACAACAAGCACTTCACAG GTAATGCAAGGAACACCACTCCGCCCTGGTATGACAGTAATACGGACACCACTTCAGCAGTCAACACTTGGAAAGACCATCATTCGAACACCTCTAGTGGTGCAACAAGGTATTCTTCCAGCCA GTCAGACACAGCAGGTGGTGACTCAGATAATCAGGGGTCAGCCTGTCTCAACAGCAGTTTCTAGTACTAGCACAGCTTCTTCAAGTCCTGGGCAGAAGACAGTAACATCTCCTGGAACGCCACCTCAGCCCATACAGCCACAAACCACACCGCAGCCCCCTCGCCCTCAGCAGGGACAAGTGAAACTCACTATGGCCCAGCTCACACAACTAACGCAAGGACAG GGTGGCAGTCAAGGATTAACTGTGGTAATTCAGGGACAAGGTCAAACTACTGGTCAATTACAATTAATCCCTCAGGGTGTGACTGTAATACCAGGTCCAGGACAACAGCTAATGCAAGCAGCTATGCCAAATGGTACAATTCAAAGATTCCTTTTCACCCCGCTACCAGCAGCAGCTACTACAGCTAGCACCACTACAACAACAGTTTCCACTTCAACCTCAG CTGCAGGAGAACAGAAGCAAGCTTTACAGGCACAACCAACATCAGCGCTGCCGCCAATTCAGCCGCAGCCTCAGAGTCAGCAGCAATCTCAGCCCCAAGTGCAGAATCAGAGTATTTCGCCTGTGCCATCGGCTCAGCCACAGGCACCTCAGCCACCACTTCAGCCTGAAACTCAGACCCAGCCTGAATCTCAGACTCCAACATCTGTTGACTCTCCAGCCACACCTGAAGCACAGTCATCTAAATCTCCAGTGACAGTTCAGTCTCCGACACAGACCCAGGCTCAAGGGCAATCTCCAGTGCAAGTCCAGAGTCAGCCGCAGACTGCCATCCCTCCACAAGGCCAGTCCCAAGTCCAGCCTCAACAACCAGCTCAGGTGCAGACTACCACCCAACAACAGATTCCGATGCAGCCCCATGCTCCCATACAAATTCAAGCTCAGCTGCAGCAATCACAACCTCAGGTTCAGACTTCAGTCTCAACCCTTCCAACTACTCAAAGTTTAAATCAGGTTCCTGTGCAATCCCCAACTCGTCCTCAGCTGCAACTTCAGCAGCCTCCAACAAAAGTTATTACAGTGCCTCAGCTTCAGCAACAAGTCCAAGTTCTCTCTCAGCTTCAGTCACATGTTGTGGCTCAGATACAAGCCCAACAAGGCAGTGTGCCCCAGCAGATCAAGCTTCAGTTACCTATTCAGATTCAACAAACTAGCCCAGTACAGGCTCACCAGATTCAGAATGTGGTAACAGTTCAAGCAGCTAGTGttcaggagcagctgcagagagttcagcagctcagggagcagcaacagaagaaaaagcagcaacagaTAGAAATTAAACGTGAGCACACCCTTCAGGCTTCTAATCAAAGTGACATTATCCAGAAACAG GTGGTTATGAAACAGAATGCTGTGATAGAACACTTGAAGCAGAAGAAGACGCTGACTCCAGctgagagggaagaaaatcagAG AATGATTGTATGCAACCAAGTGATGAAATATATTCTGGATAAGAtagataaagaagaaaaacaggcagcTAAGAAACGAAAGCGAGAAGAGAGTGTGGAACAGAAGCGTAGTAAGCAGAATGCTACCAAGCTGTCGGCTCTGCTTTTCAAGCATAAAGAACAGCTGAAAgctgaaatattgaaaaaaagaGCACTTCTGGACAAAGATCTACAAATTGAAGTGCAG GAGGAGCTAAAGAAAGACTTGactaaaattaagaaagaaaaggaaaaagcgcaggcagctgctgctgcggctgcagccgctgctgctgcggctgccgcTGCAGCCACTGCACCTCCTCCACCGCCGCCACCACCACTGCCACCGCCACCACAGCAGCACTCAGCCAATGTCACATCCTCCTCCACCACAGTCCCAATGCCAGTATCCTCCCAGAAGAGAAAACGAGATGAGGAGAAAGATTCGTCGGCTTCCAagtccaagaaaaagaaaatgatttctacTACCTCAAAGGAAACAAAGAAGGACACAAAGCTTTACTGCATCTGTAAAACGCCTTATGATGAATCTAA GTTCTATATTGGCTGTGATCTTTGTACTAACTGGTATCATGGAGAATGTGTTGGCATCACAGAAAAGGAGGCTAAGAAAATGGATGTGTACATCTGTAATGATTGTAAACGGGCACAAGAGGGCAGCAGTGAGGAATTGTACTGTATCTGCAGAACACCTTATGATGAGTCACA ATTTTACATTGGCTGCGACCGATGTCAGAACTGGTATCATGGGCGTTGTGTTGGCATTTTACAAAGTGAGGCAGATCTCATTGATGAATATGTGTGTCCACAATGTCAGTCCACAGAAGATGCCATGACTGTACTCAGTCCACTAACTGATAAAGATTATGAAGGTTTAAGAAGAGTACTACGTTCCTTGCAG GCTCACAAGATGGCATGGCCATTCTTGGAACCGGTAGATCCAAACGATGCACCAGATTATTATGGCGTTATTAAAGAACCAATGG